The DNA segment GTACTTTATTTTTGTAGGGATACAAGATGGAGATGAACACTTATgggaattataaaaaatttagaggCCTTGAGAAGGAAGAGGAAAGATGGGTGGAAATCTTTGTGGTAGATGGTGAACGGGCCTACCCATGTTTCAAGACAACTAGGTCTCCGTTCAGACTAATTGCTTCGCGCCATACGCAAGTCCGCATCATCGAACCTCTGAACAATCGTCTTTTCTTTGATTTCAAAAGCATCCATGCAATCCCTCGCATGCACTGGCGTGACCTCAAATATCTCATAGGTAAGTGAAACGAACAGATTTAGGAATGGTAATCACAACTGATTTAGGAATGGTTTAGGAATGGTAATCACAACTGATTTAGGAATGGTAATCTCAACAGTCGCATGGCTTGGTTTCAGAACTTTGTATAACTCTGTAGATGTAAGTGAAACTAAGTGAAACGAACTAATTTAGTTGAGTAACACTTATATGGTAGATACAATGGGAGTGGTCTTCAACACGGAAGCCCATCTCGATGCCCCTTCAGGACCAAGGATGGAGTTTTACATAAGGGACAACATGTGAGTATAAAGTAACATATGATCCAagcaaaatttatatatatatatatatatatatatatatatatattgtaactgaCGCACTTTTTCTTTATTCTGAATAGTGACCATCAGATAAGATGTGTGGTGACCGGCACTCAGACAGTTGTCTTCCGGGATGGTCTTGATGACATGAGTGGTGGGGGTCGTAGACAGGTGATTGTGGTCCTTAAGATGTGGAGAGTCTGTGAATCTACGAGTAAGTGTTGTTTCTGTGTCTAGTTTTAAATGTGATAGTTGAGTAGAACTTTTGCTAAAATCAAGACCATGCAGATTATTTTGGTCCTGATGATATATGGCTTCAGACCGAAGGTGGATTTGCAGACTTCAGGTTCAATCCGCGTTTGCCAGAAGTCGAGGAATTCAGGCAGTCTGTACTAAACAGCGACCCTTATGTTCAGAAATATAGGGTTGAAGGTCTCGTGTAAATGTTTAATGTCGGTGAAACTTTGTTTAAATATTGGTACAACTATGTGTTAATGTTGGTGAAACTATCTGTATTGTCGGTACAACTTTGTTCACTCTATTGTTCAATTTTCCAACTTTATAGTTTCACTTAGTCAATTTTCCAACTTTTCGTGACACTTAATCTCACCTGTTTCAACTTTTGGTTTCACTTAATCTCACTTGTTTCAACTTTTGGTTTCACTTAATCCTTGTTCCAACTTCTGGCTTAACTTAATCCTCTGTTCGACTTTTTCGTATAAATATGTCAGATATTGTGTTAGTTTCACTTTCTTAATTGTCTAAcatactaaaaataatagaaacttTTTCGATATATCAAACTACATGGTTGTTCAATTTCGCATAACTTAGAAAAACATAGCTTAGCAATAACAGTTAGTTATAGGAATTGGAATTCTCTTAGGAATTTCAATTACTTTTTGTACATCATAATTCCTACAACTAAAACGATGGTAAGAAGAACACAACCTCCTGAAATCTTTATCATCGGCATCTTTTTGGGACCTTCGCGGATATCTCCTTCATTCATTATTGTTGCTTTGAGACTCTGAACTTCTCCTTCGAGCATTCGAACTTGGTAGTTCAGCTGTTGTATCTCATCGGTGAAGGCTTCGTCAACCCATTTGAAGACATGATTGTCGTTCTCGAGCTacaacatgattttttttcaaaacgagtaagCGTGATTCATAAGCGTTCGATATATAAACAACAAACGGATGTACCCTTTGTGAAGCCGCAAAGAGACACCGATAATACCGGCGATATGGGTTTGGATTGCTTCTGGAGATGATCTCGGTGACGCCCACCCCGCACCAACACCTACTAGGTATCCCCGGAGTTCGTATCCGTCTCCGACCACCGGTCGTGGAAGATGAAGCGGCGGACATCTCGGTTTTTGGGAGGGGAGGGAGTGAcgaggagagagaggagaaagattagggaagagagagaaaatgaagatAGCAAATGGGGAAAACCTAAAAAAAGGGTCTTTAATACTTCGATTGAACGATTGGGAAAAGCTGGGAAATTAGAAATTCGAAAAGCTGGGCGGAAAAATTAAGAATCCCACGGTTTTTTCTGTTGTAAGTTTCACCAAGTACTCAGTTTTACAGAAAGCGTCAAAGTttcactttttaattatttctatttatCTTAGTTATACTCGActtgaattaatgattttgtGGTTATACCAATGCAATTATGTTTCCTGAGTTCATTTCTCATACGATCATGTACATATAAACTTGATTTCGTGCCATAAAGAGTTATCAAATCTAACGAGGTCAGTTTCAGCGATAAAGCTATGACAACACATTGTAATTCCTATATGATTGCTACCAAGCAATGAGATagaattttaagaattttaacaATTCTGATTAAATCATAATTAACATAGCACTAATAATAAACTACAATCGTATTACTTCCATgacttataaaattaaattacaaaGTTTAGAATTTACAATCATATTATTCAATTTACATAACGTAGATATACCAGTTTCACTTAGTTATACAACacacaaataaaatttattttacctCACAACGTTCTCATACgataaaaacaccaaaaccgAAAGTGAAAGGCAAACACCAAAACCAAAAGTGAAAGGCAAACACCAAAACCGAAAGTGAAAGGCTTACAACCTAATCCACATCAAAACTGAAACCGAAAGGTTTACAACCTACTCTTCTTATGTTTCTTGTGGGGATGTTCATCGTGCTCCAAACCTCTGCCCACATTATCTTCTTCTCCATATCCACTCTCACGCTCACAATAGTTCCTACTACAAGAGCTCTCTCCAACTCTCGACAGTTGCTCGGTTATTTGAACTATTTGCAATTCTTCGATGTCCTCCACATGCAAAATacttcttctttgctctctatCAACTGATGTTAGATAAACaaacacatcttcatcatccaaaatataCGATTGCTTCTTAGGTTCCACTACCAATGGAATGTAACCCAAATTGAGCCTCTTCGTAAACGGATATATTCCCATCTTCCTGCATATCCTCTCTTTCAACAACGAATAAGTGATCTCCTCCAACGATGATGTCTTAAAGGATATAGCATACAAACGAGCATCGGTTGGAATCCATTCGTAATCATCTCCATCCTTAGAATAATGTCCATCATAATCAAAGTGTATGTTCGTCGAAAATGGATACATTGTCtgcaataaaaatatttaaccactTAAAGTTATACttgtttatttagttatacCATTCACGTTATACTTGGTTACACAGTTAAACCATTAAAGTTATACTTCGTTATACTTCGTTATACCATGTCACGGAGTTGTGTCAGTAACCAACCAATTAGTGATAAGCCAGAACGTCTAATCTTCGATTGAATCGTCATAATTCCCGACATTCAATCATTCCTTTCCGATCCTCGATTAGTTCATGAAACCCAAATGAATAAGAATTTTtcaattaaaactataaatttggAGTCGAGTCTTCAATTCAAAACCAAATTGTTATCAGCTTTGATTCCCGACATTCAATTATACAGTTGTTGATTATCGAATTCCCTAACAAACAGACCATTCAAACTTTCCGATCGTCGATTAGTTCATACAAATACGAAATCTTCTATCTAATCGGAATCCCGTGAATAATGAGTTCGTCTATGGTGGATTCTATACATCGGTCTTAACGACGATTTGAGATACATACCCTGTATAACGGAGTTAATAGCTCGATGATCCAGTATCCAAGCGAAGAGATCGTATTCCAAACGAATTCACGAGAAGATGAGTACGAGGGAAGTATCGAGTGGGCTTCGAGTGAATCTtgtcggggggggggggggggagggagggaggagataggaggagaggagagagagagtggaTACTCGattaatttattcattaaatCGGTCAGGGGTATTTTAGATATTAATCACATCCTCTAAGAGTATGAAAACAGATAAGAGTATGGCAGATCACATGAGAGTATAGTAGATcactttttccctcattaagagTACCTGAGCACTTGACTCATACAGACTTTTGTAACACTCCTTGGAGACCATCGTCGTTAATATATTTCTTGTACTGCATTTTAGTTGTCtcgttaaaaacatttttttatggaAAACTCAGTGGAAAAAACCGTAGCAAGGTAAAAAGAATACAACTCAgaatgtacatcgatcgatcataatcttcaatcgtcgaggcttctcttctgtatcgatcgacatcacTGGATGTGCATTGATCGATTGTTTCTTACCTcttatggtcagctcggataaaatctcttttaagctcttaaatgctccataatcatcactttactccaagatacttctgaacctgaaaacatacctaatatgatataatatatagtatatagatagtaaaatacttatatgcCATgggtaaaaatgggtcaaatccatggtatatcaactctccCATACTTACCATTTT comes from the Brassica napus cultivar Da-Ae chromosome A7, Da-Ae, whole genome shotgun sequence genome and includes:
- the LOC106355009 gene encoding uncharacterized protein At4g04775-like, which produces MSAASSSTTGGRRRIRTPGIPSRCWCGVGVTEIISRSNPNPYRRYYRCLFAASQRLENDNHVFKWVDEAFTDEIQQLNYQVRMLEGEVQSLKATIMNEGDIREGPKKMPMIKISGGCVLLTIVLVVGIMMYKK